In a single window of the Anaplasma platys genome:
- a CDS encoding type IV secretion system protein, with protein MWTKFTSRNFLRCTAALCMLAMSSCGSEVPFPRCVSADNFNSNTTIAVSAYYSDANTNAFRAENGELGDGTSPGATKQVVRWQDTGLVTDGNEIVVKVQGAWVPWDKYGNKKSSPIAVNTGLVRPADLSHEFYDSVVDVEKVCSYITYEKQVGSCRLQCSKIPDDKSSVESTSAAIGRPCWLENGYGAYLLFKKPGDEDPNASLGLMQFPKSPTTHLAYGSADGAGAGNYSSNGKIYDSDCELVNNVEKGWKIYVKILDDYYHDNAGGYSLEFTKGVVSSKSSDIFEHVRKLVRKELDNSGEKIFKNITQNSAFKNFIFAIITLFLVVTTLAYVLGMVRTPLPDLIIRLLKVVLVLLLISPGSWDFFYNHLLKLFIKGVDEIIALINGYSVGHKFDAERPFAFMDEMIRDKIFAPVVWEAKARALITADWSSIFALLIILIAVLFYIGLCIYGFVIYLTAFVAITFLVGLMPILFVGILFPRFRSLFDGWLTQCISFSMQAILMFTLIAMFSTLIMHYYYRIFGFTACYNEWIHLKLKFLVDQKYSEWTPGQKYDTIKIGWGGIEDREYPAAGTTARYTFTGGGSVMKVPPNYDTYDFRYVDYPFLDPDTESDTVPGGVVLSKDAAKTDKATGYNKIALLTNSLIAAERKVAIDRLLTGIDKELGSIMDRSGVPTGDRHNRQDLEDFRKKIADSKSKGAKTPQQEATLKKELIDLLTGRVLFNHTTPGTKLEELEKQYDYNIIKNIKQGWIVMWSEVFGLILMTFLIWQMRAFVQNLGVVLAGGGMMSRTIASMYGEGFTRIFASAPVVGRVVDSIDRGIDGVRMIARDRINSVASAVSKLPEKAAGRIPVVGGLLGSMVEGTRHVAGGLMSANTEEDIYNMKSVSPGLDYARAWMGAHLGRSPLDALKYMGSYMAARATGSTSGGLLHNFKQDRAALLRNIRTLTKGVDKHQPGVYVPKKSFGEGGANPFRRPDDAQNSMGQGERAPALVDDHGNLQVNRENFWHAMDAMHALNVMRREADSDIAQAAIDRDIDRLQNEIRNVHEQRPGEIAELLQYVSPTGEIDFAALEARAVALHAVGGTPGLPSRELDVDGLHSVPGSESESSVARLREIEETGRMISDASVQGFSDPGQLDRVHVSDAATVQDGSERALDSRQIPYSSYDEVSSVSTDLDIGRDGVAVPQGQDGAVVGVDSRDPQRVMEDYTQQHAASMQGEEGQQEDCAFQARTQTEDLFHDQSADIDSVGQSNLTSDSGDLALDPGVSEGENLADSHVGHEQDRVPEEEISEDLSRRDIESQLFEDHLGQEGDRASDIEERHEETYTREEGASFAEHLDHEELAAGDQAVQLDSVRRVDDLLAEVEKKDEIHDVSGSDERVTEDVEGELSSAEASSDGVLSPAEPEDLMETVLEDTKDPEGTIDIEECHEETYTREEGASFAEHLDHEELAAGDQAVQLDSVRRVDDLLAEVEKKDEIHDVSGSDERVTEDVEEELSSAEASSDGVLSPAEPEDLMETVEPEDLMETVLEDTKDPEGTMDPEGVVEQEPEPPVVDLLAEVEKKDEIHDVSGSDERVTEDVEEELSSAEASSDGVLSPAEPEDLMETVPEDTTDPEGTMDPEGVVEQEHDDLGEREEHLPEDADDSSAQAEAAVDEGDGVRISDHDDRDAEEYGGSVERVDDAVVDGSESAAEEKVEFTSEHSDQEKLLDSQEEQEGLAAPETVEKEVHAKTWAVDGTDKGESPLDDISHRDASNDFEDLPYDPVNEKGIEHSGVTRAAQGLGDGFANVGTESVIFSGKTGDKTQHDSSEGDDAKSGQDEDIGDGRVLDLDNDKIQHSDSIKTTMGSYMSGDYKEGIEASNKPDMVSTSGDEDSEETKKRRHRKKEEESDNQAQDSRESEAVTESDVSGEAPSDPEPIAHWMEATGVGGAESGASGIARKIVGLPSEQEKRSQSARDSVAKMKSELSNLRSRMVSENLTEQELQELEKKIKEIEGKINGLDSDL; from the coding sequence ATGTGGACGAAATTTACTAGCAGAAACTTCCTGAGGTGTACAGCTGCACTATGCATGTTGGCAATGTCATCATGTGGGAGCGAAGTTCCTTTTCCAAGATGTGTTTCTGCTGATAATTTCAATAGCAATACTACAATTGCGGTTTCAGCGTATTATTCGGATGCTAATACCAACGCATTCAGGGCTGAGAATGGGGAATTGGGAGACGGTACTTCACCTGGGGCCACCAAACAAGTAGTGCGTTGGCAAGATACAGGCTTGGTTACTGATGGCAACGAAATAGTAGTGAAGGTTCAAGGTGCTTGGGTTCCTTGGGACAAATACGGTAACAAGAAAAGTTCTCCAATTGCGGTAAACACAGGACTTGTAAGGCCAGCAGACCTTTCCCATGAATTTTACGATTCTGTCGTAGATGTAGAGAAAGTTTGCAGTTATATCACGTACGAAAAACAGGTGGGCAGTTGCCGATTACAGTGTAGCAAAATTCCTGACGATAAAAGCAGTGTTGAAAGTACTTCCGCTGCCATAGGTCGCCCTTGCTGGCTAGAGAACGGTTATGGAGCATATTTGTTATTTAAAAAACCTGGGGATGAAGATCCTAATGCCTCGCTGGGGCTAATGCAATTTCCTAAGTCACCTACAACTCACTTGGCATATGGTAGTGCTGATGGAGCGGGAGCAGGTAATTACTCATCAAACGGCAAGATATACGATAGCGACTGCGAGCTTGTGAATAATGTTGAAAAAGGATGGAAGATATACGTAAAAATACTCGACGACTACTATCACGATAATGCTGGGGGGTACAGTCTGGAGTTTACCAAGGGTGTGGTATCTTCAAAATCTTCCGACATATTTGAGCATGTGCGCAAGCTGGTTAGAAAGGAGCTAGACAACTCAGGGGAGAAAATCTTCAAAAATATTACACAAAATTCGGCGTTTAAAAACTTTATCTTCGCGATAATTACTCTCTTTCTAGTCGTGACCACTCTAGCTTATGTGTTGGGCATGGTACGAACTCCGTTGCCCGATCTGATAATCAGATTGCTCAAAGTGGTTCTGGTCTTGTTGTTAATATCTCCTGGTAGTTGGGACTTTTTCTATAATCATTTGCTGAAGCTGTTCATTAAGGGAGTGGATGAGATTATTGCTCTGATCAACGGCTATTCGGTAGGGCATAAGTTTGACGCGGAGAGGCCATTTGCCTTTATGGATGAAATGATCAGAGATAAGATCTTTGCTCCTGTTGTTTGGGAAGCAAAGGCTAGGGCTCTTATTACTGCCGACTGGTCATCCATCTTCGCGCTTTTAATCATACTAATCGCTGTTCTTTTCTACATAGGTTTGTGTATATACGGTTTCGTCATCTACCTTACTGCATTTGTTGCGATAACGTTTCTAGTTGGTCTCATGCCTATTTTGTTTGTGGGCATATTGTTCCCAAGATTCAGAAGTTTATTTGATGGCTGGCTCACTCAGTGCATCAGCTTTTCGATGCAGGCTATATTGATGTTCACCCTAATAGCTATGTTTAGCACGTTGATAATGCACTACTACTACCGAATTTTTGGGTTCACAGCGTGTTATAACGAGTGGATCCATCTGAAGTTAAAGTTCTTGGTGGATCAGAAGTACAGTGAGTGGACTCCAGGACAGAAGTATGACACGATAAAAATCGGCTGGGGAGGCATTGAAGACAGAGAGTACCCTGCTGCTGGAACAACTGCTAGATATACATTTACCGGTGGGGGATCAGTAATGAAGGTTCCGCCGAATTACGACACATACGATTTCAGGTATGTGGATTACCCGTTTTTGGATCCTGATACTGAAAGCGATACTGTCCCCGGTGGGGTAGTTTTGAGTAAGGATGCTGCGAAAACCGACAAAGCAACCGGCTATAATAAGATTGCTCTGCTTACTAACTCTCTAATAGCTGCTGAGCGTAAAGTAGCAATTGATCGCCTTTTAACGGGGATAGATAAGGAGCTCGGAAGTATAATGGATAGATCAGGGGTGCCCACGGGCGACCGGCATAATAGGCAAGACTTGGAAGATTTTAGGAAGAAAATCGCAGATTCTAAGTCTAAAGGAGCAAAAACGCCACAACAAGAAGCTACATTAAAAAAGGAATTAATCGATCTGTTGACAGGTAGAGTACTTTTTAATCATACAACTCCGGGTACGAAGTTAGAAGAACTGGAAAAGCAGTATGACTACAACATTATAAAGAACATAAAGCAGGGCTGGATTGTGATGTGGTCAGAGGTTTTTGGCCTCATCTTGATGACGTTTTTGATTTGGCAGATGAGGGCATTTGTCCAGAACCTTGGGGTGGTCCTGGCCGGAGGGGGTATGATGTCCAGGACCATTGCTTCTATGTATGGTGAGGGATTCACCAGAATCTTTGCAAGTGCTCCGGTAGTTGGCCGCGTTGTTGACAGCATCGACCGTGGCATTGATGGGGTGCGGATGATTGCTCGTGACAGGATAAATAGTGTTGCATCAGCAGTCAGTAAGCTACCGGAAAAAGCAGCTGGTAGAATCCCAGTTGTGGGTGGCTTGTTAGGCTCCATGGTAGAGGGGACAAGACACGTTGCTGGTGGCTTGATGTCCGCGAACACTGAGGAAGATATATACAACATGAAATCTGTATCGCCGGGGTTAGATTATGCTCGCGCATGGATGGGGGCCCATCTTGGTCGATCTCCTTTAGATGCTCTGAAATACATGGGATCTTATATGGCGGCGCGGGCTACAGGATCTACCAGCGGTGGCTTGCTGCACAATTTTAAACAAGACAGGGCAGCACTTCTACGTAATATACGCACTCTCACTAAGGGTGTTGACAAGCATCAGCCCGGAGTTTATGTGCCCAAGAAGAGTTTTGGTGAGGGTGGGGCAAATCCATTCCGCAGGCCGGATGATGCACAGAATTCTATGGGGCAAGGAGAGCGTGCTCCTGCCCTCGTTGATGATCATGGTAACCTGCAAGTAAATCGTGAGAATTTCTGGCATGCCATGGATGCAATGCATGCCCTAAACGTGATGAGGCGCGAGGCTGATAGTGATATTGCGCAAGCAGCTATCGATAGGGATATAGATAGGCTGCAGAATGAGATTCGCAATGTGCATGAGCAGCGTCCCGGGGAAATTGCAGAGTTGCTGCAATATGTGAGCCCCACAGGGGAAATCGACTTTGCAGCGTTGGAAGCAAGGGCTGTTGCTTTGCATGCTGTGGGAGGAACGCCAGGGTTACCGTCGCGTGAACTTGATGTTGATGGGCTCCATTCCGTGCCAGGGTCTGAATCAGAAAGCAGTGTTGCGAGACTCAGGGAAATAGAAGAAACAGGCCGCATGATCTCTGACGCTTCGGTGCAAGGATTTAGCGATCCTGGTCAGTTGGATCGTGTACATGTGAGTGATGCCGCGACAGTGCAAGATGGCTCAGAACGTGCTTTGGATTCGCGACAAATCCCTTATTCCTCCTATGATGAGGTTTCCAGTGTTTCAACTGATCTAGATATAGGTCGTGATGGGGTTGCAGTGCCTCAAGGACAAGATGGAGCGGTGGTTGGTGTAGATTCTAGAGATCCACAGAGAGTAATGGAAGATTATACACAACAGCATGCTGCGTCGATGCAAGGAGAAGAAGGGCAACAAGAAGATTGTGCATTTCAAGCGCGGACCCAGACTGAAGATTTATTTCATGACCAATCAGCGGATATTGATTCAGTCGGCCAGTCGAATTTGACTTCTGACTCTGGAGATTTAGCGCTCGATCCTGGTGTATCTGAAGGTGAAAATCTTGCTGACAGCCACGTGGGACATGAACAGGATAGGGTTCCTGAAGAAGAGATTTCTGAAGATTTATCTCGCCGTGATATTGAATCCCAGTTGTTTGAAGATCATTTAGGCCAGGAGGGTGATCGAGCATCAGATATAGAAGAGCGTCATGAAGAGACCTATACTCGGGAAGAAGGTGCTTCATTTGCCGAGCATTTAGATCATGAGGAATTGGCTGCGGGAGATCAAGCTGTTCAGTTGGACTCCGTTCGCCGCGTTGATGATCTTCTGGCAGAGGTTGAAAAGAAAGATGAGATTCACGATGTAAGTGGCAGCGACGAACGAGTAACAGAAGATGTAGAAGGGGAGTTAAGTTCTGCAGAAGCATCCTCCGACGGTGTGCTATCACCTGCAGAGCCCGAAGATCTTATGGAAACTGTACTGGAGGATACTAAAGATCCAGAGGGTACCATAGATATAGAAGAGTGTCATGAAGAGACCTATACTCGGGAAGAAGGTGCTTCATTTGCCGAGCATTTAGATCATGAGGAATTGGCTGCGGGAGATCAAGCTGTTCAGTTGGACTCCGTTCGCCGCGTTGATGATCTTCTGGCAGAGGTTGAAAAGAAAGATGAGATTCACGATGTAAGTGGCAGCGACGAACGAGTAACAGAAGATGTAGAAGAGGAATTAAGTTCTGCAGAAGCATCCTCCGACGGTGTGCTATCACCTGCAGAGCCCGAAGATCTTATGGAAACTGTAGAGCCTGAAGATCTTATGGAAACTGTACTGGAGGATACTAAAGATCCAGAGGGTACCATGGACCCTGAAGGTGTGGTAGAACAGGAGCCAGAGCCACCAGTGGTAGATCTTCTGGCAGAGGTTGAAAAGAAAGATGAGATTCACGATGTAAGTGGCAGCGACGAACGAGTAACAGAAGATGTAGAAGAGGAATTAAGTTCTGCAGAAGCATCCTCCGACGGTGTGCTATCACCTGCAGAGCCCGAAGATCTTATGGAAACTGTACCGGAGGATACTACAGATCCAGAGGGTACCATGGACCCTGAAGGTGTGGTAGAACAGGAGCATGATGACCTTGGTGAGAGAGAAGAACATCTACCTGAAGATGCTGACGATTCATCAGCGCAAGCAGAAGCTGCGGTAGATGAGGGGGATGGTGTTCGTATATCAGACCATGATGATCGAGATGCAGAAGAGTATGGAGGCTCAGTGGAAAGGGTAGATGATGCAGTGGTGGATGGCTCAGAATCTGCTGCAGAGGAGAAAGTTGAGTTCACCTCAGAGCATAGCGATCAAGAGAAGTTGCTTGACTCGCAAGAGGAACAAGAAGGGCTAGCAGCGCCTGAAACCGTAGAAAAGGAAGTACATGCTAAAACTTGGGCAGTGGACGGCACGGATAAAGGTGAAAGCCCGCTTGATGACATAAGCCACCGTGACGCTTCGAACGATTTTGAAGACTTGCCTTATGATCCTGTAAATGAAAAAGGCATTGAGCATTCAGGTGTGACGCGCGCTGCGCAGGGATTAGGAGATGGTTTTGCTAATGTTGGCACTGAGAGCGTAATCTTCAGTGGTAAGACCGGAGACAAAACGCAGCATGATTCCTCTGAAGGAGATGACGCGAAGTCCGGGCAGGATGAGGATATAGGTGATGGAAGAGTGCTTGATCTTGACAACGATAAAATTCAACATTCTGATAGCATTAAGACTACTATGGGCAGTTATATGAGTGGTGATTACAAGGAAGGCATCGAGGCTTCTAATAAACCTGATATGGTGTCCACAAGTGGTGATGAGGATTCTGAAGAAACCAAAAAACGGCGTCATAGAAAGAAGGAAGAAGAGTCAGATAATCAAGCACAGGATTCAAGGGAGTCGGAGGCGGTGACCGAAAGTGATGTTTCAGGGGAAGCGCCTAGTGATCCTGAGCCTATTGCGCATTGGATGGAGGCAACAGGTGTAGGTGGCGCAGAGTCGGGAGCATCTGGGATAGCTAGAAAGATTGTGGGTTTACCGAGCGAACAAGAGAAAAGGTCACAGAGTGCCAGAGACAGTGTTGCCAAAATGAAGAGTGAGCTTTCAAATCTTCGGAGCCGTATGGTGAGCGAAAATCTCACAGAGCAGGAATTGCAGGAGCTAGAAAAGAAGATTAAGGAAATAGAAGGCAAGATAAACGGGCTAGATAGCGATTTATAA
- a CDS encoding DUF2460 domain-containing protein produces MSQNERFPEDISYGSIGGPAFSTSISELQNGQEQRKINWAYPRCRYNVVYGVKSHAQFAMLRDFFYAHRGRALPFRFKDWTDYKAVRQHLGVGNGTSLSLQLVKKYSGGDKSFFRTISKPVYDTIKIYLEEKLLQQNQDYLADCETGRINFTIAPKSGTNVYAEFEFDVLTRFDTDFLACTLEGYGNYGCDDIPLVEVRC; encoded by the coding sequence ATGTCCCAAAATGAGCGGTTTCCAGAAGACATCTCTTACGGTTCCATCGGTGGTCCAGCATTTTCTACCAGCATTTCAGAATTACAAAATGGACAAGAACAGCGCAAGATAAACTGGGCTTACCCGCGTTGCCGGTACAACGTTGTGTATGGCGTGAAATCTCATGCCCAGTTTGCGATGCTTCGGGACTTTTTTTATGCCCACCGGGGGCGTGCATTGCCGTTTAGATTTAAAGATTGGACAGACTATAAAGCAGTTAGACAGCACCTTGGTGTGGGGAACGGAACATCTCTAAGTTTGCAGCTAGTTAAGAAGTATTCTGGTGGCGACAAATCGTTTTTCAGAACCATAAGCAAACCGGTATACGACACAATAAAAATATACCTTGAAGAAAAACTTCTACAGCAAAATCAAGACTACCTCGCAGATTGTGAAACAGGCAGGATAAATTTTACCATCGCACCTAAGTCTGGAACAAACGTGTACGCGGAATTTGAATTCGACGTTCTAACAAGGTTTGATACAGATTTCCTTGCCTGCACTCTTGAAGGCTACGGTAACTATGGGTGTGATGACATACCCTTAGTCGAAGTAAGGTGCTAG
- the dut gene encoding dUTP diphosphatase has translation MKVGIKRLEWGVGLPLPSYATLQSAGLDLYAALSDGVTIKPGDRSLIPTGIAVELPDEYEAQVRSRSGMAAKAGVIVLNAPGTIDADYRGEIVVILVNLGQADYVVNRGDRIAQLVIAPVTRITWEETTNITATARGSGGFGSTGT, from the coding sequence ATGAAGGTAGGAATAAAGAGGCTTGAGTGGGGAGTTGGGCTTCCGTTGCCTTCTTATGCGACTCTACAGAGCGCGGGGTTGGACCTGTACGCTGCACTTTCTGATGGCGTTACTATCAAGCCGGGAGACAGAAGCCTGATTCCGACGGGCATAGCCGTTGAACTGCCTGATGAATACGAAGCACAGGTAAGATCAAGGTCTGGCATGGCTGCGAAAGCTGGAGTCATAGTTTTGAACGCGCCTGGCACGATAGATGCTGATTACCGCGGTGAAATTGTAGTAATTCTAGTTAATCTGGGGCAAGCTGACTATGTGGTGAACCGCGGCGACAGAATCGCACAACTTGTGATCGCTCCTGTTACCCGCATCACTTGGGAAGAAACTACTAACATAACAGCTACCGCACGCGGCTCGGGCGGGTTTGGTTCAACGGGAACGTAG